aaacggttcttacttagaaccaactgcgaaccggctctagcaccagcactagcaccagccctggaaccagcttggtgtaaaaggggtatcttCTTAAAATATTTGGGGTTTAAACATGAGAGCTCCTGAACATCATTATACAAGCATTGAGTAGATGCAGGGAACAAATAAATGAGGGGATGTGCCATGATTTTCTTCAGTTGAACAAGAGTCAGCACACAGATATAAACCCCTGATAAGACCTggaatctgggtgtagtcatggactcagagctGAACCTTCAgaaacacattaaaacaattaaaaagtcgGCCTTCTATCATCTGAAGAACATCTACAGGATCAAAGGactaatgtctcagcaggaccttgaaGAACTCATCCATGTGTTTATCTTCAGTTGAATTGATTATTGCAACATACATCTGTCTAAAAGTTAATCAGACAgctacagctgatccagaatgctgctgcccGGGTTCTCAACTAAAAAAGTGGATCTCATCAATCCAGTTATGGGAtctttagggccaatcccaattctccttcacttgcccttcttttctccactcgcacttcttttcttccctaacccctaaaaaagaagggggagattttagggcacttggcccaggtgcctgtcccatttctcctactccttttttttttttttctattaaaaaactaccttgtctgcacacatattattgattgataccatgacggtagaaaccaaaattgtatatatgtgcattattactatatgtaatatatacatatatatacgcacacatatgcgtacacatacataaatatacacatacaaacccagtgttttttgtttttttttttttttggggggggggagggggtgggggtgggggtgacgacatccactgccaatccaggaagcaggaacacacggagacacacgtcaagcactggaaatctgcaacaaaaaaaccacaaacaaagcacgaaaccggcacggagccatccaaaacacgaacagcaatcgacctaaatcttgagatctgatcgcagtctgagctaagctatcgctaccgctacctaaacccaaaaactagagagccagcatgcaggtgaacaagccagtgtgtatgtctatgtgtgtgtgtgtgtatgtatatgatcatgcatgtgtgtgtgtgtgtgtatgcatgtgactaaatgactatatgtgtgtgtgtgtgtgtgtgtgtgtgtgtgtgtgtgtgtgtgtgtgtgtgtgtgtgtgtgtgtgtgtgtgtgtgtgtgtaataaaccaaacaaagctccacctgaagtgtatctatagtgggggaggggggggagcaaccccgccacccgcgagaccagaggccgacaaggaagagcccggaacccaggccaccggcaaccccacagaggggagaagtaggagggaggcaacccaccgcctgcgaggccccccccccacccggcggcggccgagggggcccgcgggcggggcccccacggcgcggaaagaagcagccagggatcccgcggcggcggaccgcgacccaggcaatccccggccacccggtccgggccggacacgcggccaggaggccctcacccttcaggccaacgacccccacccggcagggggccagcctgcccggagagacagagccgccccggccgccgacgcgggcaggcgcacccgtcccccacgaaagtggccctccaagaccagaggggcgccccgccgtagaggcagcgggggggaccggagacgggcccggagagagggaaccccccaacaaggcgacaccctgCTGCCCGAGTTCTCAACTAAAAAAGTGGATCACATCACTCCAGTTATgggatctttacactggctgctCAGAGAACAGACTTTATGGGTTACTTCTATTAGTTTTACATACAATACTTATTGCTGCCATATCAAGCATCCACACCTCTCAGggcttctggttcaggtctgctctgtgtccccagaaccagaactgaacatagagaagcagcattcagcttctatgctccacagatctggaacaaacttccagaaaactgcaggaatgcTGAAATCCTAAATTCCTTTAAATCAATGGTAAAAACGAATTTGTTTACAACTGCCTTTGAAAAACTATACTTCATTTATCTTTAAATAATGTTCACTTTGGTCGTAAATTGTAACTCTAGTTTAAgtcttttctttattctgccactattttttcatatttttattctgtaaatcacCTTGAACTGCTTTGATGCAAaaatgtgctgtacaaataaacttgccttaagTTGATTCTTTTGGTTTGGACATTGGAAAACATGCATGATGTCACTATTCCTGTCTTCCACTGCTTGATTGAAATGTCCCTGACTAAAGTTTACCGGAGGAAGTTACCTGTTGAACCCCCCGTGGAGAAGACGATTGCTGCAGTGTGATTAGTCTATTCTTTTGAGCGATAGTATAATGATCGAAAGGGTGGAATAGAATAagggaaaatatattttctgatATGCAAGTGACCTTATTAAATGATTCTGTCACACCACAGTAATGCCCACATACTCATGTCATGCTACATTTAAATCATGCATACATACTCATATGTGCATACATCATTCACATATCTTCATATCTACATGTTATGTACATGTCAGATGAACACCACATTAGTATATATGCACCCCATACAGTGTAGTGATCTGATATTTTTAGATGATAATCATACAGAAATTAACCAACATCAAGCTTCACACGGGGTCTTTGAAGAAATCCAGATAGGCAGAATAATGAGAGGACACATGTGGCTGCATCatgtagtaaaaaaaacaacccacaaaaaaaaactgcttttttATCTTTCTTCCAAGTCAAAGCTCTGATTACATTTACCATAAAGTTTACCGTTAGCATAGCAACTTAAAACATACTGTATGCCAATAATGCTTTTTTATTCATTTGGTCCCTTTTCAGATTGTGACATGGTAGTCACTGAAATCTAATGCTTAAGTGTCTGCTCAGTTGCTTTTGACTCAATATTAAAATGTAGTGTTAAATGAAAGGAATTGTTCAACAGAATGAGGGCAGTACAACATAGATTTCACTTATCTAGTGTGAATCAGATGAACGAAATACAGATGTCATGGTGTCATTTTAGAATTATTTCAGGTCCAGAGGGAATTTATATCCAGCATTAATAATACGTATGGTGATAAAAATCACATGAAAAACGCACTACTGTGTGACTCTTTTCTAATATTCTGACAATGATGTCTTGTTGTGAGATTGCAGtgagcaggaaactgaaatcCAGCAGGCAAACAAagaacttttttatttaaatgatgtaacaatggaacataaactgatgaaaaatctaatttaaacacatttttcagttaaaactgaaaacaaaactccagatttctttttttctcagaacaACATAACATGTCTAAATTGGCACCTTTAACTGAGCTCTccaagtaaaagctgccccacgcTGATCTCAGACAATTTTTTATTtggtgtgaatacgctgatgacgccttagactacctcgttgggtaaaagctgccccacactgatcacatctgtaaggcttatccccagtgtgaatcgactgatgactccttagactaccttgttcggtaaaagctgccccacactgatcacatctgtaaggcttatccccagtgtgaatacgctgatgattcCTTAGACTACttcgttgggtaaaagctgtcccacactgatcacatctgtaaggcttatccccagtgtgaatacgctgatgactccttagactatcttgtcgggtaaaagctgcctcacactgatcacatctgtacggcttatgcccagtgtgaatacgctgatgactccttagactatcttgtcgggtaaaagctgccccacactgatcacatttgtaaggcttatccccagtgtgaatacgctgatgacttcttagatgaccttgttgggtaaaagctgccccacactgatcacatctgtacggcttatCACCAGTGtggatacgctgatgactccttagattaccttgtttggtaaaagctgccccacactgatcacatctgtaaggcttatccccagtgtgaatacgctgatgactccttagatcaccttgtcgggtaaaagctgcctcacactgatcacatctgtaaggcttaaatccagtgtgaatacgctgatgaatccttagactaccttgccgggtaaaagctgcctcacactgatcacatctgtaaggcttatccccagtgtgaatacgctgatgacgccttagatgaccttgttcggtaaaagctgccccacactgatcac
This window of the Cololabis saira isolate AMF1-May2022 chromosome 21, fColSai1.1, whole genome shotgun sequence genome carries:
- the LOC133422175 gene encoding zinc finger protein 665-like gives rise to the protein MDRDQNQDQIQDQIRDQDQIQDQIQDQDQIQDQIQDQDQIQDQDQIQDRGQNQDRGQNQDQESSRTKTDSSSAGLQKHKAKERKNRRDKVLTTSPGLKVRKRIHTEEKPHTCDQCGRAFTTSSILSRHQRIHTGEKPYKCDQCGAAFTEQGSLRNHRRIHTGEKPYKCDQCGAAFTRQGHLRRHQRIHTGFEPYRCDQCGAAFTEQGHLRRHQRIHTGFKPYRCDQCGAAFTRQGHLRIHQRIHTGFKPYRCDQCGAAFTEQGHLRRHQRIHTGDKPYRCDQCEAAFTRQGSLRIHQRIHTGFKPYRCDQCEAAFTRQGDLRSHQRIHTGDKPYRCDQCGAAFTKQGNLRSHQRIHTGDKPYRCDQCGAAFTQQGHLRSHQRIHTGDKPYKCDQCGAAFTRQDSLRSHQRIHTGHKPYRCDQCEAAFTRQDSLRSHQRIHTGDKPYRCDQCGTAFTQRSSLRNHQRIHTGDKPYRCDQCGAAFTEQGSLRSHQSIHTGDKPYRCDQCGAAFTQRGSLRRHQRIHTK